GATCAAAATCCAGTTTAACCCCATCACAATCCAAAATGAGCTCCTTTACATCTTTTTTGGCAGCAAAACGAAGCCACAAAGACAATCTAGGATCCAGGTACGCCAAAGGGATATCTTTGGAGTCGATTACAAATTTCTCTGTATTCAAGCAATAACAGAGAATTAGTATATTGTTAATCAAATTGATGAGTTATCCGACAGACATACCGTTTGAAACAAAGTTTAGGATTGGGACATCAATCCAATCATGCTGCCACATCTTGTAAAGGTCACTCTCAAAAACATCTTTTGTTGATGGCAAAAATGAAATGATCCGGTGAATAACAGAATCTGGCAAGCCACCTATGCAATCTCCATCATCCTTGGAGGATGATAGAATCTTCAAACATAATGGCAATGAATATTCACAAACAAACGATTATATATAATCATTCAAATTTCAATGAGACTGAATTTCTAATATTAAACTTACCTCCATCAACCAACGCCCAATTTCTAACTTCTGAACATGTTGAACCTGCAGAATAGTCTGATGAACAAAATTTATGCAGTCATGACCCATGCAGTCTTCGAATTCGTCTGTCTCGAAGAAAAAATCTAAAGTAGCATAAACAGAAGACGGCAAATTCATTAATTTAAGAGATGTAAACATCATTACACCTGAAATTCTCAATCTCTCAACATTGGGACATGAAATTTCAATGCTACCAAATATGTAGTCAACTGAATCCAAAATAAGGGTTTTCACACTTTTAGAGGCAATAACAACCCCTTGAAACAAATCACAGGTGTGTAATTCCAAGTATTCAAGCATAGGAGTACCAGATaaaataatctcaatccctccATTTTCCACTGGACAACCATGTAAACGCAAACTCTTGATAGATCCCCAATTCACTTTCTCCAACGGCGCAAAACAACAAATAGATAACTTCAATTTAACCAATGAAAAATTGTTGAAAAGAAATTCCGGCAACGAGTAGGGGTCTCTGGGGTCATTGAAATGCACAATGAGCTCCTTCACATCTTTCGTCACAGCATAACGGATCCACAAATCCAAGTTAATAAATTCGTCACAGCATAAGGGATCCGAAGGAAAACATTTTAAATTGATGACGAACTTGTCGATATTGGAGCAATCATGGAGAAGTAGGGTTTTGTCAATGAAATTGGAAAATTGATCGGGAGACATACCATGATTGGGAACGAATTTGAGAACAGGAACATGAGTCCATTGATACTTCCACCATTTGGATAAAATCAAAGTCTTAACTAAATCGGTTGCTGGCAGGAAGGAGAGGATGTGGTGAATCAGGAAATCTGGTAAGGCACTTAAACGGTCTTCTTCCTCGCCGGAATTGAATCTTTTATTTCCATTTTCTGATTCGCAGCTTCCGTCGCTTTCCACCATGGAAGCTGAAGCAGTTCCCGCCATAATCAAGCAGTGAAAAGCTGAGACTAGGGCAATAAAATAGTACCTAAATATTGAAATCGAAAATGTTTTTTTAGGCTTAAATGCGTTCCTGAACTTGTACAAAAATGTCAGCTGACACCTGAACTTTAAAAATATTCTACTGATACCTTCAACTTTCTTAAAATGTTCTATTAGTCCTTTAAATCTGTTTAAAATATACACATTTCAACCTTTTTAAAATCTCTCCTTATTCAGTtacataattttgaaaaattaaatgtaTACTTTAAAGAAAATTGTGCCTTCtatgattactttgtttttgacaaaataaagcttactttgttttttccaccattggatgatggtggactttaacaaagtaagttcatccaatgatggtaaaaacaaagtaaggtttactttgttaaaaacaaagtaagcatagtctaaCCCAAAATTC
The DNA window shown above is from Euphorbia lathyris chromosome 1, ddEupLath1.1, whole genome shotgun sequence and carries:
- the LOC136211105 gene encoding F-box/LRR-repeat protein At5g02910-like isoform X3; its protein translation is MAGTASASMVESDGSCESENGNKRFNSGEEEDRLSALPDFLIHHILSFLPATDLVKTLILSKWWKYQWTHVPVLKFVPNHDFFFETDEFEDCMGHDCINFVHQTILQVQHVQKLEIGRWLMEILSSSKDDGDCIGGLPDSVIHRIISFLPSTKDVFESDLYKMWQHDWIDVPILNFVSNEKFVIDSKDIPLAYLDPRLSLWLRFAAKKDVKELILDCDGVKLDFDPEYPLPQFLFNNSSLVKMKICACDFMPNMKVNWESLKSLHLEHSELGDQAIENVLAGSPLLECLELRCCGIQGALVIASNHLKTFVLHDFGKNCHHLEISCPNLESLIMRGNVGSTSIKLMNLPSSLHATLDLYVAESDETTPDDRMNLVEETMKQIMHVEKLEIELSRFSSLKSDIGS
- the LOC136211105 gene encoding F-box/LRR-repeat protein At5g02910-like isoform X2 codes for the protein MAGTASASMVESDGSCESENGNKRFNSGEEEDRLSALPDFLIHHILSFLPATDLVKTLILSKWWKYQWTHVPVLKFVPNHGMSPDQFSNFIDKTLLLHDCSNIDKFVINLKCFPSDPLCCDEFINLDLWIRYAVTKDVKELIVHFNDPRDPYSLPEFLFNNFSLVKLKLSICCFAPLEKVNWGSIKSLRLHGCPVENGGIEIILSDFFFETDEFEDCMGHDCINFVHQTILQVQHVQKLEIGRWLMEILSSSKDDGDCIGGLPDSVIHRIISFLPSTKDVFESDLYKMWQHDWIDVPILNFVSNEKFVIDSKDIPLAYLDPRLSLWLRFAAKKDVKELILDCDGVKLDFDPEYPLPQFLFNNSSLVKMKICACDFMPNMKVNWESLKSLHLEHSELGDQAIENVLAGSPLLECLELRCCGIQGALVIASNHLKTFVLHDFGKNCHHLEISCPNLESLIMRGNVGSTSIKLMNLPSSLHATLDLYVAESDETTPDDRMNLVEETMKQIMHVEKLEIELSRFSSLKSDIGS
- the LOC136211105 gene encoding F-box/LRR-repeat protein At3g03360-like isoform X1; protein product: MAGTASASMVESDGSCESENGNKRFNSGEEEDRLSALPDFLIHHILSFLPATDLVKTLILSKWWKYQWTHVPVLKFVPNHGMSPDQFSNFIDKTLLLHDCSNIDKFVINLKCFPSDPLCCDEFINLDLWIRYAVTKDVKELIVHFNDPRDPYSLPEFLFNNFSLVKLKLSICCFAPLEKVNWGSIKSLRLHGCPVENGGIEIILSGTPMLEYLELHTCDLFQGVVIASKSVKTLILDSVDYIFGSIEISCPNVERLRISGVMMFTSLKLMNLPSSVYATLDFFFETDEFEDCMGHDCINFVHQTILQVQHVQKLEIGRWLMEILSSSKDDGDCIGGLPDSVIHRIISFLPSTKDVFESDLYKMWQHDWIDVPILNFVSNEKFVIDSKDIPLAYLDPRLSLWLRFAAKKDVKELILDCDGVKLDFDPEYPLPQFLFNNSSLVKMKICACDFMPNMKVNWESLKSLHLEHSELGDQAIENVLAGSPLLECLELRCCGIQGALVIASNHLKTFVLHDFGKNCHHLEISCPNLESLIMRGNVGSTSIKLMNLPSSLHATLDLYVAESDETTPDDRMNLVEETMKQIMHVEKLEIELSRFSSLKSDIGS